The following are from one region of the Egicoccus sp. AB-alg6-2 genome:
- the pcaC gene encoding 4-carboxymuconolactone decarboxylase — MNDARSERGMRVRREVLGDEHVDRAIASTTSLDAPFQDYITGAAWSDVWGRDGLDLATRSLVTVALLAALGHERELEMHLRATRNTGATPEQITETLLHVALYGGVPAANTAFAALKRVFGDEPEGREGTS; from the coding sequence GTGAATGACGCCCGCAGCGAACGCGGCATGCGTGTTCGTCGCGAGGTGCTCGGCGACGAACACGTCGACCGTGCGATCGCGAGCACCACGTCGCTCGACGCGCCGTTCCAGGACTACATCACCGGCGCCGCCTGGTCGGACGTGTGGGGCCGTGACGGGCTCGACCTCGCAACCCGCAGCCTGGTGACGGTGGCGTTGTTGGCGGCGCTCGGCCACGAGCGCGAACTCGAGATGCATCTGCGTGCGACCCGCAACACCGGAGCGACACCCGAGCAGATCACCGAGACCCTGCTCCACGTGGCGCTCTACGGCGGGGTCCCGGCCGCCAACACCGCCTTCGCGGCGCTCAAACGCGTGTTCGGAGATGAACCCGAGGGCAGGGAGGGAACATCGTGA
- the pcaG gene encoding protocatechuate 3,4-dioxygenase subunit alpha encodes MPALRPQTPSQTVGPFFHYALTEEPVDRLDPDGQAGEPIVVLGTIRDGVGDLVADAMVEVWQADGGGRYRHPADGRAADVPSAFIGFGRVATSRDTGEFRITTVMPGTVPGRDGSVQAPHLNLQLFARGLLDHLHTRIYFDGVAANENDPVLASVPAERRHTLIAHRDGDEDGLPRYRFDVVLQGEDETVFFDA; translated from the coding sequence ATGCCGGCGCTACGACCTCAGACCCCTTCCCAGACGGTGGGGCCGTTCTTCCACTACGCCCTCACCGAGGAGCCGGTCGACCGCCTGGACCCGGACGGGCAGGCAGGCGAGCCCATCGTGGTCCTCGGAACCATCCGTGACGGCGTCGGCGATCTCGTCGCCGACGCCATGGTCGAGGTCTGGCAGGCGGACGGCGGCGGCCGCTACCGCCACCCCGCCGACGGGCGGGCGGCTGACGTCCCCAGTGCCTTCATCGGGTTCGGACGTGTCGCGACGTCGAGGGACACCGGCGAATTCCGGATCACGACCGTCATGCCCGGCACGGTCCCAGGTCGAGATGGTTCCGTCCAGGCCCCCCACCTCAACCTGCAGTTGTTCGCCCGTGGACTGCTCGACCACCTGCATACCAGGATCTACTTCGACGGGGTCGCCGCCAACGAGAACGATCCGGTACTCGCCAGCGTCCCTGCCGAACGGCGGCACACCCTGATCGCCCACCGGGACGGCGACGAGGACGGCCTGCCCCGCTACCGCTTCGACGTCGTCCTCCAGGGCGAGGACGAAACCGTGTTCTTCGACGCCTGA
- a CDS encoding CoA transferase subunit A, whose amino-acid sequence MAEIVSLHDAIAEHVGDGATVAMEGFTHLIPFAAAQEIIRQGRQALTLIRMTPDLIYDQLIGAGCADKLVFSWGGNPGVGSLHRLRDAVEQSWPQPLQLEEHSHAAMAAAFHAGAAGLPFATLRGYARSDLRRVNPNIRSVVCPFTGEELAAVPALRPDVGIVHAQRADRVGNVLVEGIVGVQKETVLASTRSIVTVEEIVDDLAAPSPNSVIIPAWAIDAVAVAPGGAAPSYAHGYYGRDNAFYRAWDAISRDREEFRAWLHEHVLEPQTTGADS is encoded by the coding sequence GTGGCCGAGATCGTCTCCCTCCACGACGCCATCGCCGAACACGTGGGCGATGGTGCCACCGTGGCGATGGAGGGGTTCACGCACCTGATCCCGTTCGCCGCCGCTCAGGAGATCATCCGTCAGGGCCGGCAGGCCCTGACGCTGATCCGCATGACGCCGGACCTGATCTACGACCAGCTCATCGGCGCCGGCTGCGCCGACAAACTGGTGTTCTCCTGGGGAGGCAACCCCGGTGTCGGTTCCCTGCACCGGCTGCGCGACGCGGTCGAGCAAAGCTGGCCACAGCCGCTTCAGCTCGAGGAGCACAGCCATGCCGCGATGGCTGCGGCCTTCCACGCCGGAGCCGCAGGGCTGCCGTTCGCGACCTTGCGGGGCTACGCCCGATCCGACCTGCGGAGGGTCAATCCCAACATCCGCAGCGTCGTCTGCCCGTTCACCGGCGAGGAGTTGGCGGCCGTTCCCGCCCTCCGTCCCGACGTCGGCATCGTGCACGCCCAACGCGCCGACCGTGTCGGCAACGTGCTGGTCGAGGGGATCGTCGGTGTGCAGAAGGAGACGGTCCTCGCGTCGACCCGCTCGATCGTCACCGTCGAGGAGATCGTGGACGACCTTGCTGCGCCCAGCCCGAACTCGGTGATCATCCCGGCCTGGGCCATCGACGCGGTGGCGGTGGCGCCGGGCGGCGCCGCGCCGTCGTACGCTCACGGCTACTACGGGCGCGACAATGCCTTCTACCGGGCTTGGGATGCGATCTCGCGAGACCGCGAAGAGTTCCGGGCGTGGCTCCACGAGCACGTCCTCGAGCCGCAGACGACCGGAGCCGACTCGTGA
- a CDS encoding CoA-transferase subunit beta, producing MTIAASRALRNDDVCFVGIGAPSAACNLARLTHAPDIVLIYESGTLQTRPDVLPLSIGDGELCDTALTTVPVVEMFQYWLQGGRISKGFLGGAQIDRFANINTTVIGDYAQPKVRLPGGGGAPEIAGSCGEVLITAKHNARTFVDTVDFITSLGHGGGPGDRAAAGLSTAGPVLVVTDLCLLEPDPETRELVVTSLHEGVTREQVAEATGWPIRFATRLATTPPPTAEELHVLRDLQERTERAHARA from the coding sequence ATGACCATCGCGGCGAGCCGGGCGCTTCGGAACGACGACGTGTGCTTCGTCGGTATCGGCGCACCCTCGGCCGCCTGCAACCTCGCCCGGCTCACGCACGCCCCCGACATCGTGCTCATCTACGAGTCCGGCACCCTGCAGACCCGCCCGGACGTGCTGCCCCTGTCGATCGGCGACGGCGAGCTGTGCGACACCGCCCTGACCACGGTGCCCGTCGTCGAGATGTTCCAGTACTGGCTCCAGGGCGGCCGCATCTCGAAGGGCTTCCTCGGTGGCGCGCAGATCGACCGCTTCGCCAACATCAACACCACGGTCATCGGTGACTACGCGCAGCCGAAGGTGCGGCTTCCAGGCGGAGGTGGAGCGCCCGAGATCGCCGGCTCGTGTGGTGAGGTCCTGATCACGGCCAAACACAACGCACGCACCTTCGTCGACACGGTGGACTTCATCACGTCGCTCGGGCACGGCGGGGGGCCCGGCGACCGGGCGGCGGCCGGGCTGTCGACGGCCGGACCGGTACTCGTGGTGACCGACCTCTGCCTGCTCGAGCCGGACCCCGAGACCCGAGAGCTCGTCGTGACCTCCCTGCACGAGGGCGTGACACGTGAGCAGGTCGCCGAGGCGACCGGCTGGCCCATCCGGTTCGCGACCCGACTCGCGACGACGCCGCCCCCGACGGCCGAGGAACTGCACGTCCTGCGCGATCTCCAGGAGCGCACCGAGCGGGCCCACGCACGTGCGTGA
- a CDS encoding lyase family protein — protein sequence MRETGWSDGLLEAGFGDTEMAAVVGWPARIARMVEVEAAIGRALARCGLVPLAAADAIDDACAVGRVDLVDLAEQASRAATPVIPLVAALTQGADELAAAWLHHGATSQDIVDTAVVLQLRDALDLLDHRLEDAAKTCAALADAHRQSVMAGRTLGQQAVPITFGLRAARWLRALDRRREQLAWMRSRVLVVQLGGAAGTAAVYGEHAHDVVEALADALALAAPDLPWHAERDRIAELAGALATTAGAIEGIATDLVLLAQTEIGELREGAGNGPGSSAMPHKRNPTHATAARAAARLARGECQVLMEAAGANEYERAAGAWQAEWAALPSALVRLGGAVSRLAHALEGLEVDTDRMRANLGAHGGLTGSEALATALAAALGRPAAQALTTEVAAAAAAAGHPLLEAATADPRVTQHLDPDRLAHVLDPAAATASAVAGVERALAAHARTRQELGR from the coding sequence GTGCGTGAGACGGGATGGTCGGACGGGCTCCTCGAGGCCGGTTTCGGTGACACGGAGATGGCGGCGGTCGTGGGCTGGCCGGCGCGCATCGCCAGGATGGTCGAGGTGGAGGCGGCCATCGGTCGCGCGCTGGCCCGCTGCGGCCTGGTCCCGTTGGCGGCGGCCGACGCCATCGACGACGCGTGCGCCGTGGGCCGGGTGGATCTGGTCGATCTCGCCGAGCAGGCGTCGCGCGCCGCGACCCCGGTCATCCCCCTGGTCGCCGCGCTGACGCAGGGAGCCGACGAGCTGGCAGCCGCCTGGCTCCACCACGGCGCGACGAGCCAGGACATCGTCGACACGGCCGTGGTCCTCCAGCTTCGCGATGCACTCGACCTGCTCGACCACCGCCTGGAAGATGCGGCCAAGACCTGTGCCGCGCTGGCCGACGCACACCGGCAGTCCGTGATGGCCGGACGCACGTTGGGACAGCAGGCCGTGCCGATCACCTTCGGGCTCCGCGCAGCACGCTGGCTGCGTGCCCTCGACCGTCGCCGCGAGCAGCTCGCCTGGATGCGGTCGCGCGTGCTCGTGGTGCAGCTCGGCGGCGCCGCGGGCACGGCCGCCGTCTACGGTGAACACGCCCACGACGTCGTCGAGGCACTCGCTGACGCACTCGCACTGGCCGCACCCGACCTGCCGTGGCACGCCGAGCGCGACCGCATCGCCGAACTCGCCGGCGCCCTGGCCACCACCGCTGGCGCCATCGAAGGCATCGCGACGGATCTCGTGCTGCTGGCCCAGACCGAGATCGGGGAGCTTCGCGAGGGTGCGGGCAACGGTCCCGGCTCGTCCGCGATGCCGCACAAGCGCAACCCGACACACGCCACCGCGGCCCGCGCGGCCGCCCGGCTCGCCCGCGGCGAGTGCCAGGTGCTGATGGAGGCGGCCGGCGCGAACGAGTACGAACGGGCCGCCGGCGCCTGGCAGGCGGAATGGGCCGCGCTTCCCTCGGCGCTGGTCCGGCTCGGCGGTGCCGTGTCCCGTTTGGCGCATGCCCTGGAAGGCCTCGAGGTCGACACCGATCGCATGCGCGCCAACCTGGGCGCACACGGGGGGCTGACCGGCTCGGAGGCCCTGGCGACGGCCCTGGCCGCAGCGCTCGGACGGCCGGCTGCACAGGCCCTGACCACCGAGGTCGCCGCGGCCGCCGCCGCGGCCGGGCATCCCCTGCTGGAGGCCGCGACGGCCGACCCGCGCGTCACCCAGCACCTGGATCCAGACCGGCTCGCGCACGTCCTCGACCCCGCCGCCGCAACGGCATCCGCGGTCGCCGGCGTGGAGCGTGCACTGGCAGCGCATGCCCGAACCCGGCAGGAGCTGGGGCGGTGA
- the pcaH gene encoding protocatechuate 3,4-dioxygenase subunit beta, whose amino-acid sequence MEGAPSPASGGYRRRDRSAYPPYDHPAYKSTGARHPKQALVPLGHTLSEVTGPGPALAEVMPEDADLTTNAGTGSEAMGERIIVTGQVLDEDGTPQPNTLVEVWQCNAAGRYVHEGDQHPAPLDPNFIGRGRSVTDEDGSYRFLTIKPGAYPWRNHPNAWRPAHIHFSLFGPALVTRLITQMYFPGDPLHELDPIMGSIPREHWHRLIGVYDHGITQEEWALGYRFDIVLRGPDATPFEAGGAGALA is encoded by the coding sequence ATCGAGGGCGCCCCGTCCCCGGCCTCCGGCGGATACCGTCGCCGCGACAGGAGTGCCTATCCGCCGTACGACCATCCGGCGTACAAGTCCACCGGCGCGCGGCATCCGAAACAGGCGCTCGTGCCGCTCGGACACACCCTGTCGGAGGTGACCGGCCCCGGTCCAGCTCTCGCCGAGGTGATGCCGGAGGACGCCGATCTCACCACCAATGCGGGGACCGGCAGCGAGGCGATGGGCGAGCGCATCATCGTGACCGGGCAGGTGCTGGACGAGGACGGCACACCACAGCCCAACACCCTCGTCGAGGTCTGGCAGTGCAACGCGGCCGGCCGCTACGTCCACGAGGGAGATCAACACCCGGCCCCATTGGATCCCAACTTCATCGGCCGCGGCCGCAGCGTCACCGACGAGGACGGTTCCTACCGCTTCCTCACCATCAAGCCGGGCGCCTATCCGTGGCGCAACCACCCGAACGCGTGGCGGCCGGCCCACATCCATTTCTCGCTGTTCGGCCCGGCGTTGGTGACACGGCTGATCACCCAGATGTACTTCCCCGGTGACCCACTGCACGAGCTCGACCCGATCATGGGGTCGATCCCGCGGGAGCATTGGCACCGCCTGATCGGCGTCTACGACCACGGCATCACCCAGGAGGAGTGGGCCCTCGGGTACCGGTTCGACATCGTGCTCCGCGGGCCCGATGCGACGCCCTTCGAGGCGGGCGGCGCAGGGGCATTGGCGTGA